A genomic window from Lotus japonicus ecotype B-129 chromosome 1, LjGifu_v1.2 includes:
- the LOC130731317 gene encoding uncharacterized protein LOC130731317 isoform X3: MQGFPPPGAGGASDLHSTMRSFELACSSVQIPINPGATEAIILSLGQSSQPYKTCQFILENSLVATARFHAAAAIREAAIREWGFLNTDDKRGLISFCLCYAMQHASSPDGYVQAKVSSVAAQLMKRAWLEFAAAEKETLFYQVNQAIVGIHGLDVQFAGIKFLESLVSEFSPSTSSAMGLPREFHEQCRTSFEKDYLKTFYRWTQEAASSVTSRIIESDSVVPEVKVCTTALDLMLQILNWDFRCNTSDTKINVNIFSSGVRQDGDTPKRSECHLVQPGSDWRDVLILSGHVGWLLSLYAALRQKFSREGYWLDCPIAVSARKLIVQFCSLTGTVFLSDDKKMHEHHLLQLLSGIIAWVDPPEAVSKAIECGRSESEMLDGCRALLALANVTNPCVFDDLLKSMRPIGTLTFLSMLMSEVIKVLMTNNTEEESWSYEARDVLLDTWTALLMPINTITVNALLPSEGIQAAANLFGFIVECELRMASASAFNDGGDSDYLHGSVSAMDERLSSYALIARAAIDVTIPLLMRVFSERVARLNQGRGIMDLTETMEELYSLLLIIGHVIADEGEGETPLVPNAIQTQVVVDSVEEDKHPVILLSSA, encoded by the exons ATGCAAGGGTTTCCACCACCTGGTGCTGGAGGAGCTTCTGACCTTCACTCCACCATGCGATCCTTCGAGCTTGCTTGCTCTTCCGTTCAG ATCCCTATTAATCCAGGAGCTACTGAGGCAATTATATTGTCATTAGGCCAGTCTTCTCAGCCATATAAGACTTGTCAATTCATTCTTG AAAATTCCCTGGTAGCAACTGCAAGGTTTCACGCGGCTGCAGCAATCAGAGAAGCAGCTATCAGAGAATGGGGTTTTCTTAATACTGATGACAAGAGAGGCTTGATTAG TTTTTGTCTATGCTATGCTATGCAACATGCGAGTTCTCCTGATGGCTATGTCCAAGCAAAGGTATCTTCTGTGGCTGCTCAGTTGATGAAAAGGGCTTG GCTTGAGTTTGCAGCAGCAGAGAAGGAGACACTCTTTTATCAG GTGAACCAGGCTATTGTGGGCATTCATGGATTAGATGTGCAGTTTGCTGGAATCAAATTTCTTGAATCGTTG GTATCTGAATTTTCTCCATCTACTTCAAGTGCTATGGGCCTTCCAAGGGAATTTCATGAGCAGTGTAGGACTTCATTTGAAAAAGACTACCTGAAG ACATTCTACCGATGGACACAAGAAGCTGCTTCAAGTGTCACAAGTAGGATTATTGAATCTGACTCTGTTGTACCTGAGGTTAAAGTTTGCACTACTGCACTGGATCTCATGCTTCAAATCCTAAATTGGGATTTTCGTTGCAATACCAGTGACACAAAAATAAATGTAAATATCTTCTCTTCTGGAGTTAGGCAAGACGGGGATACTCCTAAAAGATCTGAATGTCACCTAGTGCAG CCTGGTTCAGATTGGCGTGACGTGTTGATATTAAGTGGTCATGTTGGATGGCTTTTGAGTCTATACGCAGCATTGAGGCAGAAGTTTTCACGTGAAGGCTACTGGCTTGACTGCCCTATTGCAGTCTCTGCTCGAAAGCTAATTGTACAATTTTGTTCTTTAACAGGAACTGTATTTCTTTCTG ATGataaaaaaatgcatgagcACCATCTTCTGCAACTCCTCTCAGGGATAATAGCGTGGGTAGATCCTCCTGAAGCTGTTTCAAAAGCTATTGAATGTGGGAGAAGTGAAAG TGAGATGCTTGATGGTTGTCGTGCACTATTGGCTCTTGCAAATGTAACAAATCCCTGTGTGTTTGACGATCTCCTAAAGTCCATGAG GCCCATTGGTACCCTTACCTTTTTGTCGATGTTGATGTCTGAAGTAATTAAAGTCCTCATGACTAACAACACTGAAGAGGAGTCTTGGAGCTATGAAGCTCGTGATGTCTTATTGGATACTTGGACTGCCCTTCTAATG CCAATAAATACTATCACTGTGAATGCTTTGCTTCCGTCTGAAGGGATACAAGCTGCTGCAAATCTCTTTGGTTTCATTGTTGAATGCGAGCTAAGAA tGGCCTCTGCTTCAGCATTTAATGATGGGGGCGATTCAGATTATCTTCATGGTTCTGTATCTG CCATGGATGAAAGGTTAAGCTCCTATGCTCTTATTGCACGAGCTGCAATTGATGTTACAATTCCTTTACTTATGAGAGTGTTTTCTGAACGGGTTGCACGCCTTAATCAG GGCAGGGGCATTATGGACTTGACTGAAACTATGGAAGAGCTTTATTCATTGTTGCTTATTATTGGCCATGTAATTGCAGACGAAGGGGAGGGGGAAACACCTCTG GTTCCTAATGCCATACAAACCCAAGTAGTTGTGGATTCTGTGGAAGAAGATAAACATCCTGTTATTTTACTTTCCAG TGCCTAA
- the LOC130731317 gene encoding uncharacterized protein LOC130731317 isoform X2: MQGFPPPGAGGASDLHSTMRSFELACSSVQIPINPGATEAIILSLGQSSQPYKTCQFILENSLVATARFHAAAAIREAAIREWGFLNTDDKRGLISFCLCYAMQHASSPDGYVQAKVSSVAAQLMKRAWLEFAAAEKETLFYQVNQAIVGIHGLDVQFAGIKFLESLVSEFSPSTSSAMGLPREFHEQCRTSFEKDYLKTFYRWTQEAASSVTSRIIESDSVVPEVKVCTTALDLMLQILNWDFRCNTSDTKINVNIFSSGVRQDGDTPKRSECHLVQPGSDWRDVLILSGHVGWLLSLYAALRQKFSREGYWLDCPIAVSARKLIVQFCSLTGTVFLSDDKKMHEHHLLQLLSGIIAWVDPPEAVSKAIECGRSESEMLDGCRALLALANVTNPCVFDDLLKSMRPIGTLTFLSMLMSEVIKVLMTNNTEEESWSYEARDVLLDTWTALLMPINTITVNALLPSEGIQAAANLFGFIVECELRMASASAFNDGGDSDYLHGSVSAMDERLSSYALIARAAIDVTIPLLMRVFSERVARLNQGRGIMDLTETMEELYSLLLIIGHVIADEGEGETPLVPNAIQTQVVVDSVEEDKHPVILLSSSILKFAEQCLNPEMRASIFSPRLMESIIWFLARWSHTYLMSCDGIGEKILDSSHHYEHSSKKALLSFFGEHKQGRLVLDIIVHISLITLTSYPGEKDLQGLTCYLLLHSLVQHKHICIHLVTLNSWHELATAFSGEKTLFLLDTAHQRSLAQTLVRSASGIKNLEASNQYVRNLMGHIAKYIVEISSKSNFKSIAQQPDILLSVSCMLERLRGAASASEPRTQKAIYELGFSVMNPILVLLEVYKHE, translated from the exons ATGCAAGGGTTTCCACCACCTGGTGCTGGAGGAGCTTCTGACCTTCACTCCACCATGCGATCCTTCGAGCTTGCTTGCTCTTCCGTTCAG ATCCCTATTAATCCAGGAGCTACTGAGGCAATTATATTGTCATTAGGCCAGTCTTCTCAGCCATATAAGACTTGTCAATTCATTCTTG AAAATTCCCTGGTAGCAACTGCAAGGTTTCACGCGGCTGCAGCAATCAGAGAAGCAGCTATCAGAGAATGGGGTTTTCTTAATACTGATGACAAGAGAGGCTTGATTAG TTTTTGTCTATGCTATGCTATGCAACATGCGAGTTCTCCTGATGGCTATGTCCAAGCAAAGGTATCTTCTGTGGCTGCTCAGTTGATGAAAAGGGCTTG GCTTGAGTTTGCAGCAGCAGAGAAGGAGACACTCTTTTATCAG GTGAACCAGGCTATTGTGGGCATTCATGGATTAGATGTGCAGTTTGCTGGAATCAAATTTCTTGAATCGTTG GTATCTGAATTTTCTCCATCTACTTCAAGTGCTATGGGCCTTCCAAGGGAATTTCATGAGCAGTGTAGGACTTCATTTGAAAAAGACTACCTGAAG ACATTCTACCGATGGACACAAGAAGCTGCTTCAAGTGTCACAAGTAGGATTATTGAATCTGACTCTGTTGTACCTGAGGTTAAAGTTTGCACTACTGCACTGGATCTCATGCTTCAAATCCTAAATTGGGATTTTCGTTGCAATACCAGTGACACAAAAATAAATGTAAATATCTTCTCTTCTGGAGTTAGGCAAGACGGGGATACTCCTAAAAGATCTGAATGTCACCTAGTGCAG CCTGGTTCAGATTGGCGTGACGTGTTGATATTAAGTGGTCATGTTGGATGGCTTTTGAGTCTATACGCAGCATTGAGGCAGAAGTTTTCACGTGAAGGCTACTGGCTTGACTGCCCTATTGCAGTCTCTGCTCGAAAGCTAATTGTACAATTTTGTTCTTTAACAGGAACTGTATTTCTTTCTG ATGataaaaaaatgcatgagcACCATCTTCTGCAACTCCTCTCAGGGATAATAGCGTGGGTAGATCCTCCTGAAGCTGTTTCAAAAGCTATTGAATGTGGGAGAAGTGAAAG TGAGATGCTTGATGGTTGTCGTGCACTATTGGCTCTTGCAAATGTAACAAATCCCTGTGTGTTTGACGATCTCCTAAAGTCCATGAG GCCCATTGGTACCCTTACCTTTTTGTCGATGTTGATGTCTGAAGTAATTAAAGTCCTCATGACTAACAACACTGAAGAGGAGTCTTGGAGCTATGAAGCTCGTGATGTCTTATTGGATACTTGGACTGCCCTTCTAATG CCAATAAATACTATCACTGTGAATGCTTTGCTTCCGTCTGAAGGGATACAAGCTGCTGCAAATCTCTTTGGTTTCATTGTTGAATGCGAGCTAAGAA tGGCCTCTGCTTCAGCATTTAATGATGGGGGCGATTCAGATTATCTTCATGGTTCTGTATCTG CCATGGATGAAAGGTTAAGCTCCTATGCTCTTATTGCACGAGCTGCAATTGATGTTACAATTCCTTTACTTATGAGAGTGTTTTCTGAACGGGTTGCACGCCTTAATCAG GGCAGGGGCATTATGGACTTGACTGAAACTATGGAAGAGCTTTATTCATTGTTGCTTATTATTGGCCATGTAATTGCAGACGAAGGGGAGGGGGAAACACCTCTG GTTCCTAATGCCATACAAACCCAAGTAGTTGTGGATTCTGTGGAAGAAGATAAACATCCTGTTATTTTACTTTCCAG CTCAATCTTAAAATTTGCTGAGCAGTGCCTAAATCCAGAAATGAGAGCATCAATTTTCAGTCCCCGACTTATGGAG TCAATTATATGGTTCCTTGCAAGGTGGTCTCATACATATTTAATGTCTTGCGATGGGATTGGGGAGAAAATCTTGGATTCAAGTCATCATTATGAGCATAGTTCAAAAAAGGCTTTGCTTAGTTTCTTTGGAGAGCATAAACAAGGGAGACTTGTTCTTGATATTATTGTCCATATATCCTTGATCACACTTACGTCCTATCCCGGGGAAAAGGATCTGCAG gGCCTCACTTGTTACCTTCTACTTCATTCCTTGGTTCAGCACAAGCATATATGCATTCACCTTGTTACTCTG AATTCATGGCATGAACTAGCAACTGCATTTTCCGGTGAAAAGACGTTGTTCTTGTTGGACACTGCTCATCAG CGGTCTCTTGCACAAACACTTGTTCGCTCAGCCTCGGGCATAAAAAATTTAGAAGCATCAAACCA GTATGTAAGGAATCTCATGGGTCATATTGCTAAATATATAGTGGAGATATCCAGCAAGAGTAATTtcaaaagtattgcccaacaaCCAGATATCCTCCTGTCG GTCAGCTGCATGTTAGAACGGCTACGAGGAGCTGCAAGTGCTTCTGAACCTCGAACACAGAAGGCAATCTATGAGCTAGGATTCTCTGTAATGAATCCCATACTAGTTCTTCTTGAAGTATATAAACACGAG TAG
- the LOC130731317 gene encoding uncharacterized protein LOC130731317 isoform X1 produces MQGFPPPGAGGASDLHSTMRSFELACSSVQIPINPGATEAIILSLGQSSQPYKTCQFILENSLVATARFHAAAAIREAAIREWGFLNTDDKRGLISFCLCYAMQHASSPDGYVQAKVSSVAAQLMKRAWLEFAAAEKETLFYQVNQAIVGIHGLDVQFAGIKFLESLVSEFSPSTSSAMGLPREFHEQCRTSFEKDYLKTFYRWTQEAASSVTSRIIESDSVVPEVKVCTTALDLMLQILNWDFRCNTSDTKINVNIFSSGVRQDGDTPKRSECHLVQPGSDWRDVLILSGHVGWLLSLYAALRQKFSREGYWLDCPIAVSARKLIVQFCSLTGTVFLSDDKKMHEHHLLQLLSGIIAWVDPPEAVSKAIECGRSESEMLDGCRALLALANVTNPCVFDDLLKSMRPIGTLTFLSMLMSEVIKVLMTNNTEEESWSYEARDVLLDTWTALLMPINTITVNALLPSEGIQAAANLFGFIVECELRMASASAFNDGGDSDYLHGSVSAMDERLSSYALIARAAIDVTIPLLMRVFSERVARLNQGRGIMDLTETMEELYSLLLIIGHVIADEGEGETPLVPNAIQTQVVVDSVEEDKHPVILLSSSILKFAEQCLNPEMRASIFSPRLMESIIWFLARWSHTYLMSCDGIGEKILDSSHHYEHSSKKALLSFFGEHKQGRLVLDIIVHISLITLTSYPGEKDLQGLTCYLLLHSLVQHKHICIHLVTLNSWHELATAFSGEKTLFLLDTAHQRSLAQTLVRSASGIKNLEASNQYVRNLMGHIAKYIVEISSKSNFKSIAQQPDILLSVSCMLERLRGAASASEPRTQKAIYELGFSVMNPILVLLEVYKHESAVVYLLLKFVVGWVDGQITYLEAQETAAVVDFCMRLLQLYSSHNIGKISLSLSSSLLSEAKTDQYRDLRALLQLLSSLCSKDMIDFSSDSIETQGTNISQVVYFGLHIVTPLISMDLLKYPKLCHDYFSLLSHMLEVYPETFAQLNREAFAHVLGTLDFGLHHQDADVVSKCLRALQALASYHYKETANGNIGLGSHAVGLEDSSGKIQEGLLSRFLRSLLQLLLFEDYSSDLISVAADALLPLILCEQGLYQRLGNELIERLANPTLRSRLANALHALTSANQLSSSLDRINYQRFRKNLNIFLVEVRGFLRTM; encoded by the exons ATGCAAGGGTTTCCACCACCTGGTGCTGGAGGAGCTTCTGACCTTCACTCCACCATGCGATCCTTCGAGCTTGCTTGCTCTTCCGTTCAG ATCCCTATTAATCCAGGAGCTACTGAGGCAATTATATTGTCATTAGGCCAGTCTTCTCAGCCATATAAGACTTGTCAATTCATTCTTG AAAATTCCCTGGTAGCAACTGCAAGGTTTCACGCGGCTGCAGCAATCAGAGAAGCAGCTATCAGAGAATGGGGTTTTCTTAATACTGATGACAAGAGAGGCTTGATTAG TTTTTGTCTATGCTATGCTATGCAACATGCGAGTTCTCCTGATGGCTATGTCCAAGCAAAGGTATCTTCTGTGGCTGCTCAGTTGATGAAAAGGGCTTG GCTTGAGTTTGCAGCAGCAGAGAAGGAGACACTCTTTTATCAG GTGAACCAGGCTATTGTGGGCATTCATGGATTAGATGTGCAGTTTGCTGGAATCAAATTTCTTGAATCGTTG GTATCTGAATTTTCTCCATCTACTTCAAGTGCTATGGGCCTTCCAAGGGAATTTCATGAGCAGTGTAGGACTTCATTTGAAAAAGACTACCTGAAG ACATTCTACCGATGGACACAAGAAGCTGCTTCAAGTGTCACAAGTAGGATTATTGAATCTGACTCTGTTGTACCTGAGGTTAAAGTTTGCACTACTGCACTGGATCTCATGCTTCAAATCCTAAATTGGGATTTTCGTTGCAATACCAGTGACACAAAAATAAATGTAAATATCTTCTCTTCTGGAGTTAGGCAAGACGGGGATACTCCTAAAAGATCTGAATGTCACCTAGTGCAG CCTGGTTCAGATTGGCGTGACGTGTTGATATTAAGTGGTCATGTTGGATGGCTTTTGAGTCTATACGCAGCATTGAGGCAGAAGTTTTCACGTGAAGGCTACTGGCTTGACTGCCCTATTGCAGTCTCTGCTCGAAAGCTAATTGTACAATTTTGTTCTTTAACAGGAACTGTATTTCTTTCTG ATGataaaaaaatgcatgagcACCATCTTCTGCAACTCCTCTCAGGGATAATAGCGTGGGTAGATCCTCCTGAAGCTGTTTCAAAAGCTATTGAATGTGGGAGAAGTGAAAG TGAGATGCTTGATGGTTGTCGTGCACTATTGGCTCTTGCAAATGTAACAAATCCCTGTGTGTTTGACGATCTCCTAAAGTCCATGAG GCCCATTGGTACCCTTACCTTTTTGTCGATGTTGATGTCTGAAGTAATTAAAGTCCTCATGACTAACAACACTGAAGAGGAGTCTTGGAGCTATGAAGCTCGTGATGTCTTATTGGATACTTGGACTGCCCTTCTAATG CCAATAAATACTATCACTGTGAATGCTTTGCTTCCGTCTGAAGGGATACAAGCTGCTGCAAATCTCTTTGGTTTCATTGTTGAATGCGAGCTAAGAA tGGCCTCTGCTTCAGCATTTAATGATGGGGGCGATTCAGATTATCTTCATGGTTCTGTATCTG CCATGGATGAAAGGTTAAGCTCCTATGCTCTTATTGCACGAGCTGCAATTGATGTTACAATTCCTTTACTTATGAGAGTGTTTTCTGAACGGGTTGCACGCCTTAATCAG GGCAGGGGCATTATGGACTTGACTGAAACTATGGAAGAGCTTTATTCATTGTTGCTTATTATTGGCCATGTAATTGCAGACGAAGGGGAGGGGGAAACACCTCTG GTTCCTAATGCCATACAAACCCAAGTAGTTGTGGATTCTGTGGAAGAAGATAAACATCCTGTTATTTTACTTTCCAG CTCAATCTTAAAATTTGCTGAGCAGTGCCTAAATCCAGAAATGAGAGCATCAATTTTCAGTCCCCGACTTATGGAG TCAATTATATGGTTCCTTGCAAGGTGGTCTCATACATATTTAATGTCTTGCGATGGGATTGGGGAGAAAATCTTGGATTCAAGTCATCATTATGAGCATAGTTCAAAAAAGGCTTTGCTTAGTTTCTTTGGAGAGCATAAACAAGGGAGACTTGTTCTTGATATTATTGTCCATATATCCTTGATCACACTTACGTCCTATCCCGGGGAAAAGGATCTGCAG gGCCTCACTTGTTACCTTCTACTTCATTCCTTGGTTCAGCACAAGCATATATGCATTCACCTTGTTACTCTG AATTCATGGCATGAACTAGCAACTGCATTTTCCGGTGAAAAGACGTTGTTCTTGTTGGACACTGCTCATCAG CGGTCTCTTGCACAAACACTTGTTCGCTCAGCCTCGGGCATAAAAAATTTAGAAGCATCAAACCA GTATGTAAGGAATCTCATGGGTCATATTGCTAAATATATAGTGGAGATATCCAGCAAGAGTAATTtcaaaagtattgcccaacaaCCAGATATCCTCCTGTCG GTCAGCTGCATGTTAGAACGGCTACGAGGAGCTGCAAGTGCTTCTGAACCTCGAACACAGAAGGCAATCTATGAGCTAGGATTCTCTGTAATGAATCCCATACTAGTTCTTCTTGAAGTATATAAACACGAG TCTGCAGTAGTCTACCTGCTACTTAAATTTGTAGTTGGTTGGGTCGATGGACAAATTACTTACTTGGAGGCCCAAGAAACTGCTGCTGTTGTTGATTTCTGCATGCGCTTACTACAGCTGTATTCATCTCACAATATTGGCAAG ATATCGCTTAGTCTTTCAAGCAGCTTACTTAGTGAGGCAAAAACAGATCAGTATAGAGATTTGCGAGCTCTTCTTCAACTTCTTTCGAGTCTTTGCTCTAAAGACATG ATTGATTTCTCATCAGATTCAATTGAGACCCAAGGCACTAACATATCTCAG GTGGTTTACTTTGGTCTTCACATAGTTACACCACTGATTTCAATGGACCTCCTGAAATATCCCAAACTTTGTCATGAT TATTTTTCTCTCTTGTCCCATATGTTGGAGGTTTATCCTGAAACATTCGCACAACTGAATAGAGAAGCCTTTGCTCATGTACTTGGGACCCTTGATTTTGGCCTTCACCATCAG GATGCAGATGTGGTTAGTAAGTGTTTGAGAGCTCTTCAAGCTCTTGCTTCCTACCACTACAAGGAGACTGCTAATGGTAATATAGGCTTGGGTTCACATGCCGTTGGTCTTGAGGATTCAAGTGGTAAGATTCAAGAAGGCCTTCTGAGCCGCTTTCTCCGTTCATTGTTGCAGTTACTCCTTTTTGAGGATTACAG TTCTGATCTAATCAGCGTTGCAGCAGATGCTCTCCTTCCATTAATCCTATGTGAACAAGGCCTGTATCAG AGACTGGGCAATGAATTGATAGAGAGACTAGCAAATCCAACACTCAGATCAAGGCTCGCCAATGCTTTGCATGCACTAACAAGTGCAAATCAGCTTTCTTCCTCCCTTGATCGAATAAATTACCAGAGATTTAGGAAAAATCTTAACATCTTCCTTGTTGAAGTTCGTGGATTTCTGAGGACCATGTGA